In Pirellula sp. SH-Sr6A, the DNA window GGTATTGAGCGCCATTGCGTCTTCCATCGTCGTGGTAGTGATCTTCCGAAAGGAATTGACCGGGTTGGAGGTACTGGAAGACCGACGCGAAACCGTTCCCTACTGGTTGACGGCCTTGCATTTGTTTTTCCTCGCTGCTGTCGTGTACTTCGCTCACCATCCGGATGTGTTCTTCGGAGTGTTCATGTTGTTCTTAGGGCTGACCACTGCGACGCGCGAGTACCAAGACAACTTGAAGTTGCGTGAAGGGCTTCTCGTGGGGTTCTTCCTGGCTGGACTTGTGACTCTCGGTAGTTTGCAGCAATATTGGCTCAAGCCTCTCATTGAGTCCTTGGATGGATCGATGCTCTATTTTGGAGCCACAGCATTGACGGCGGTAACCGACAACGCCGCTTTGACATATCTAGGCTCATTGGTCGAAGGCATCAGCGACGATCTAAAGTATGCCTTGGTTGCCGGAGCTGTAACCGGCGGGGGCTTGACTGTGATCGCCAATGCGCCGAACCCAGCAGGAGTTGGAATCCTCCAAACATCGAAGGCCTTTGGTTCCGAAGGCATCAGTCCGTTGGGGTTGTTAACGGGTGCTATAGGCCCGACCCTCATCGCAATTGTCTTCTTCTGGTTCATGTGACCCATCGTGAGAGTCGATCCGTTGGACAGCGACCTTTTGGAGTATTTGCGGAGGATCCTTAATTCCCGCGTGTACGATGTGGCTATCGAGACCTCCCTCGAGAGGGCGGAGAAGCTTTCGCAGCGTGTGAAGAATCCTGTTTGGCTCAAACGGGAGGACACGCAACCGGTTCACAGTTTCAAGCTGCGCGGTGCCTACAACAAGATGTCGCGATTGTCCCGCGAAGAACTTGATCGCGGAGTTCTCTGTGCGTCAGCTGGGAATCATGCCCAAGGTGTCGCGTTGAGTGCGAAGCGCTTGGGATGCCGAGCCGTTGTCGTCATGCCGTTGACAACACCGCGTCTCAAGTCCGATGCAGTACGGTCCCTCGGTGCAGATGTTCGTTTAGCGGGGGACAGTTACTCAGACGCGTATGCCTACGCCTTGGAACTCCAGCGAGAGGAAGGCTTGATCTTTGTCCATCCCTTCGATGATCCGGACGTGATCGCGGGGCAAGGTACCATCGGAATGGAGATTCTGAGGCAAGCTCATCATCCAATCCATGCGGTCTTTGTAGCCATTGGTGGTGGCGGTTTGATCGCAGGTGTTGCGGCCTACATCAAAGCCATACGACCCGAAATCAAAGTGATCGGTGTTCAAATGATCGACTCCGATGGGATGATTCGGTCCGTGGAAGCCGGCGCAATTATCCCTCTGCAAGACGTTGGGTTGTTCTCCGATGGCACGGCTGTGAAACAAGTAGGGGAAGAGACCTTTCGATTAACTCGCAATCTGGTCGACGGGTTTGTTCGAGTCAACACGGACGCTGTCTGCGCTGCGATCAAGGATGCTTTTGAGGATACACGCAGCATCTTAGAGCCTGCCGGGGCTCTGGGTATCGCTGGGTTGAAACAATACGTTCAGCAAACCGGGATTCGCGATCAGCACCTCGTCGCAGTCACTTGTGGCGCCAACATGAATTTCGATCGACTTCGCTTCGTCGCTGAACGAGCCGAGTCCGGGGAAGAAAGAGAAGTCCTGTTAGCCGTCACAATCCCGGAAAAACCAGGGAGTTTTCGAAAACTCTGCGAGTCGATCGGTAGCAGAAATATCACTGAGTTCAATTACCGAATGTCGGATACCGATCAAGCCCATGTATTGGTCGGGTTATCGATCCAGGACCACCATGAAATACCCATTCTGTGCAGCATGCTCGAAGACGTGGGCTTCCGTACGATTGATCTGGCCGAGAACGAACTCGCGAAAGAGCACCTTCGCCATATGGTTGGAGGAAGGAGTCGAGTGAATGGTAAGGAACGGGTTTATCGATTTGAGTTCCCCGAGAGATTGGGAGCGTTGTCCAAATTTCTAGTGAACATGCGCCCCAATTGGAACATCAGCTTGTTTCATTATCGCAATCAAGGTGCTGATTACGGGCGCGTTCTCGTTGGGATTCAATTCCAAAAGGACGAAGAGCAATCGTTTCAGAAAGCGATGTCCCATCTCGGTTATCATTTTATCGACGAGACACAAAATCCTGCTTACCAAATGTTTTTGAGATAGCCCCGAGCCTTTTTGGAGAACGTGCTCTCTATCGCCTCGCGGTACCAATCAAAAACATTGAATTCTTCGACGCAGGTGTACGACGTTTATGCTAGAAATCGATGGATCGCGAGGGGAGGGTGGGGGACAAATTCTCCGCACATCCCTGTCCCTATCCACCCTCACGCAGACTCCAATCCGTCTGTTCCATATTAGGTCAAATCGATCTCGACCGGGATTGCAAAATCAGCATCTGGTGTCGGTTCTCGCGGCTGGACGAATCTGCGACGCAGAGATCTCGGGGGCTGTTCTCGGTTCACGGGAGATTTGCTTTCGACCTGGGCCGATCCGAGGGGGCGATTATTCCTTTTCGATCGGCTCTGCGGGGAGTTGTATGCTGGTTTTGCAAACGATTCTACTACCGCTTGTTTTGGCGGATTCCCCGTCTCGCCTTGTGTTAGAAGGAGGCACGCACAATCCATTCGCCCCAACCGTACACTTCCTAAACGCATGCTACCTCCCACTGCTAAGAAAGATGGGCATCCAAGTCGAATTGAAACTTGAGAGGCCCGGCTTTTATCCTGCCGGAGGAGGGCGGTGCACTGTGGACATAAAGCCTTCGGTCGATGGTCTACGACCTATCGAAGTGCTTGAGCGTGGGCAGTTACGGTCGCAAAGCGTGCATGCCTTGATCTCCCAATTGCCCGAATCGATCGCGAATCGCGAACTTCAGGTAGCACTCCGTGTCTTGCAATGGTCCAAGAAGTCCGTGAGGCAGGAACAAGTAGAATCACTTGGGCCAGGTAATGTCTTACTCGTACATTGCGAGTTTGAACACGTATCGGAACTCGTCTCCGGTGTCGGAGAAAAGGGGAAATCAGCGGAGATCGTTGCGAAAAATGCGGCCCGCGCCATGCAGGCCTACCTAAAAAGCGACGCTCCGATCGGATTGCATTTGGCGGATCAGCTTCTCTTACCGCTTGCCCTAGCAGGTGGCGGAGAATTGCGATGTCAGGGCATCACGGAACACACCTTGACCAATATCGGGACCATCCAATTATTTCTTCCGATTTCCATTGCCCATCGAGCGCTCGCCGACGGCACTTATCATGTTGCACTGGCAAAGGAGTAACACCATGAAAACGCGTGAACTCAACAATCTAGGAATCCCAAAAGGCATGGCGATGCAGTCCGCAGTCGCATGTGTTCGCCTCGCCTCCCAAGCGGGTTTGAACCACTCGGAGCTGCGTGAAAAAGTGCAGTCGTTGGTTGCGAACCCTACGGGGCATCTAACAGATCCCATTTGGAAAGACTTGGCTCAGACGCTGGATCAGGTATTCGCATCGCAAGCTCGATATGTCGGCCGGGATCAAGCAGCATCGTGGCGACAATGGGGCGACGATATCGATCCAGGTGCCATCGGACAAATGGAAGACGCCTGTCGATTGCCCGTGACTGTGGTTGGAGCTTTGATGCCAGACGCCCACGTCGGCTACGGATTACCCATCGGAGGCGTACTCGCCACAAAGGACTGCGTGATTCCCTATGCAGTGGGGGTCGATATTGCATGTAGGATGAAATTGACAGTTCTCGACATGCCGGTCGAAACGCTGGAAAACGATTCCGAACGACTGAGAAACGCTTTGGAGCGGGAAACGCAATTTGGGATTGGCGCCAGCTTCAAACGTCGTCGTCAGCACGATGTGATGGACGCGGATTGGTCCGTGTCGCCGATTACGGCGGAAAACAAGGACAAGGCTTGGAAGCAGCTTGGGACCAGCGGTAGCGGCAACCACTTCGTTGAATTTGGCGTGCTAACATTGCCTGAATCGGATTTGGGATTGGACTCCGGCAGATACCTTGCCTTGCTAAGTCATAGCGGCTCTCGGGGTACGGGTGCATCGGTTTGTTCGCATTACAGCGAGATCGCAAAACGAATGCACCCTGAACTTCCTCGCGAACTCAGCAACCTAGCTTGGCTCGACCTGAATTCGCAGGAGGGGAAAGAGTATTGGGATGCCATGAATTTAATGGGACACTATGCGGCAGCCAATCACGCCTGTATCCACCGCGCAATTGCCGAACATTTGGGTGTTGAGGTGATGCTCGACGTCGAGAATCACCACAATTTCGCTTGGCGAGAATCGCACGGCGGGGAGGAGCTCATTGTCCATCGGAAGGGAGCGACCCCTGCTGGAAGTGGCGTGCTAGGGATCATCCCCGGATCGATGGGGGCGCCTGGCTACATCGTTCGTGGAAAAGGGGTGAAAGCCTCTCTCCTGAGCGCTTCGCACGGTGCAGGACGCAAGATGAGCCGGACAGCGGCGATGAAGCAATTTCAATGGAAAGACGTGATGAAATTCCTAGCAGAACGCCAAGTCACGTTGCTCTCGGCTGGACTGGACGAGGTTCCCATGGCGTACAAGGACATTGAGCAAGTCATGGCGGCTCAATCTGACTTGGTGGAAAAGGTTGCGAGATTCGACCCCAGACTGGTCAAGATGGCCAAGGCCGGTGAACGACCTGAGGACTAACAAAGAACAGACGCTGGCAACCACCAGCGTCCGTTCACTTTTCTAAAGTCTTGACCTTCCTGCTTGGATAATCTCCGTCAATTTCTGATCGAGCTGTTGTGTTCGATCCGGATGTTGCTCGCTCAGATCCTTCGACTCTCCTGGATCCGACTCCAGATCGAAAAGTTGCAGTCGCTTCATGTTGCTGGGAACGAGTCGAAGGTGAACATTGGTCGCTTTTCCGGAAGCATGCCGCATCAGCTTCCATTTTCCGGAACGCAATCCAAAGTTTCCGCTGGATCCATTGTCTTGCTGGAGAACCCAGTCTCGCCCTTTGGCTCCCTCTTTTCCAAGCAACGCGTCGAGAACGTTTTGGCTGTCGAGACACGCATCGTTTGGTAAAGGTATATCCAGCATTGCGGCAAAGCTCGCGGCAAAATCGGTCGTCGTCACCAAGGCATCGGAAACAACCCGCTTGGGGACTTGCGATGGCCAGGACACAAGGAACGGTGTTCTCGTTCCGCCTTCGCAGACGTTGTACTTGCCCCCGAGGAATGGGCCAGCGGGCTTGTGATCCCCCAACTTCTCGATTGCATCATCCTTGTATCCGTCGTCTAGCACCGGACCGTTGTCGCTGCAGAATATGACGATGGTGTTGTCTCGCTTATCCAACTTTTCAAGGGTGGAAAGAAGTTGGCCAACGTTCCAGTCCAATTCGAGGATAGCGTCACCGCGCGGGCCCAGCCCGGATTTGCCTTGGAATCGTTCGTGCACCATTCGCGGCACATGGATGTCATGTGAGGCAAAAAAGAGAAAAAAGGGTTGCTCCCCCACCGAAGCGATCCACTCCTGATTCTCTTTCGCCCAAGCGTCTGCGAGATCCTCATCGCGAAAGCGAGCCCTGATGCCTCCTGTGTAAAAACCAATGCGCCCGATTCCGTTGTGGATGGTTTGATTGTGACCGTGAGACCAATCCATCCGAAGCGTGGACCGATGCGTGACTCCCGTGGGATGATCCTCCGAGGGCTTCTTCGAACCGATCCATAACGGATCCTTGGGGTCCAAGTTCACCACATGCGAATTTCGAACGTAGACCTGCGGAACACGGTCGTTCGTCGTTGGAAGGATGAACGAATGATCAAATCCAATATGATTGGGACTTGGGTTGATCTCACCATTCCATTGAGGTCCCGGCTCAGCTCCCGCGTTCGGCCCAAGCCCCAAGTGCCATTTACCAATTACCGCGGTCTTGTATCCCCCCTTCTGGAATATCGACGGAAGGGTCAGTGCTCCAGGCTGGACAAGAGCCGGACTATCGGGTGGCGCCACCCCAGTTCCCTTCTGACGAAACGCAAAAGTGCCGGTGAGCAACGAGTAGCGTGTGGGAGTGCATGTCGACGCGGAACAGTAGCCGCTTGTGAAGCGAATACCCGAATGGGCGAGAGAATCGATATGAGGAGTCTCGATCGACTTGGCACCGTAGCACGAGAGATCCCCGTATCCAAGGTCGTCCGCCATAATGACCACCACATTTGGACGGCTTACGGCCGGACGTTGCTCTACTCCGAATCCGACGGTCGAGAGAGCCGAGGTCAAAAGAGCGCCTGTGGCAACTAAAAGAACCAATGGTCGCATGCGATGTCACCCCAAAATAACAGAGAAAGAGAGAGAGAGTTCCCTTCGGGCGAGTTCGTTAGTATACACCACACCTCAAGTCGTATTTCAGTACTCCGATTGCCAAGAGAATTGCGAACGATAAACGCGCACAGAGGCAGCAAACAACAAGGTAACGGTGAAGAGTGCGACAATACCGAGGTGCACCGATGTCGCTTCGGGCGAAACGAGGATCTCGTCGAGCGGCCGTGGTAACTTTTCGCCGGAGAGAAGCGTGTTGACCAAAACCGAACGGAGTCGGTAACTGATTGTAAAGCGATTGATCAAGGCGGGTATCCAAGCCAGGATGCCTTCCACCACCACTGTATAAGCAAAAGCGACAACCATTGCCCGCTTCTGAAAAAACGTCCCGATGGCAACAAATAGGGCTCCATGGGCCATTGCAGATAACACGCACAAGAGGACGCATACCTTCCACGTAGCGAGAGGGTCTGGTGTCTTGAGCAAGGGAGCGACCAATGAAACTGACACAATGGTGCAACTACTTGTCCAGAGCAATGCTGCGAGGTACTTACCCCATAGCATCATCCAGCGGGCGTAGGGCCTGACTACGCTATAGACCCAAGTCTGCCCCTCCAGTTCCGCATGCACTACGGGAGTCGCCCAAAGCAGCATACTGAGGATCGTAACGATTTCAATTTGAAGAACGAAAACCAGGGCGAGCAAGGTGTACCAGACTTGCTCCGAGTATCGAATCCCGCCTCTCTCTGCAAGTGTCCTCACGGCGAAAATAATGCCAACCGGAAAAAGCGCAAGGCCGAACCAAGCCGCGATGCGAATCGGAGTGAACGAACGCAGGGATTCATATCGCAGCACGCCACAAACTCCTCGGATCAGCGACTGGATCGATTGCTGATTCGGGGGATCTGAGAGCGTCGAGGTCGGAGCATTCATAGATAGGATCGCGGTAAAGGTTACGTCACGAAAGGCGTTTGATCGGGGAGGAGTGAAACACCTCGCCTCGATGTTTGGAAACGAGAAGCCGGAATAGTTGGCTGATGTCACCGTCGGCTCCGAGAAGTCTGTCGATTTGCAGGTTGTGGCTCGTGCTCCAGCCGCAAAGAGCGGCATAGAATTCAAGCGGCTTTTCGATCGCAATACGCAATCGGCCTTGCGCGTCCTCGAGGTCCAACGAGCGAGTCCAGGTTTCCCTCGCTAAAAGGGAAGCGAGGAGCCGCGGATCATTGCACTCGATCTCGAACTCTTGCGGGAGGCTGGAAAGTAGACGGTGCAACTCACCTGCTGTACCTGACGCAAGCAGCCGCCCTCCGTAAATCAACAAAAAGGAATCCGTGATCTTCTCTGCTTCATGCAGCACATGATTTGCGATGATCAAGCTTCGGCCGGACTCCTTCCACTCGATCAAAAGTTGTGTCAGTTGATGGCGTGCGACCGGATCCAAACCATTGAACGGTTCGTCGAGAATCAACAATTCGGGGCGGTGAGCAATCGCTTGAGCAAACTTGCAGCGTTGTCGCATGCCGAGCGAGTAGGTATGGAGCGGACGATCCGCTGCGCCCACCAAATCGACTTGCTCGAGTAGCTCTTGCACCCGCTGCGACGCATCACGTCTCCTCCAACCACTCAACGCCAGTTGCAACTCCAACCACTTTCTAGCGGAAACGTTATGCAACAAAATATCGGTTGCTGGACAAAGGCCTATTCGCCCCAGTACCGAAGGGGATCGAAAGGGATCGGATCCAAGGACTCGGACATCCCCCAATGTAGGCTTCAACGCCCCGGTTAGAAGACCGATCAATGTAGACTTACCCGCTCCGTTCGGACCGATCAATGCGTAGGCTCCAGTTGGGAGCGCCACATCGATATCGTTAACACCTATCACGTTTCCGTAAAGCAACGTTGCATGGTTTAAGCGTAGCAATTCGTTCTCAGACATAGAATTTGTCGTATGCATCATACCCGAAGCATCCTCGCAACACGCCAGTAGGCCACGGCATACCCAAGAACGGAGACGAACAGAATCACCCCCCAAGGAGCCCACTGCGTCCCAACCGTCGCGGTCAATCCAAAGACTTCCTGCTGAAGGTAGCCAAGCGTTTCATAAGGGGAGAACAGCATCCAATGGCTATACTCTCCCCAGCGCATAGGCTGCTGCCGCGAAAATTGGTCTGCGGTAGCGAGAGACTGATACGTCACGCTCCCAACTACCCACAGGGCAAACCACGCGAACCCCGCGTAGCGACTTTCCTGGGTGAGTGAGGAAAAGGCCAACGCAATGGCTGTGGTCGGAATCGCGAGAACAGCTGTTGCCAACAATACGCGAAGCGGAATATCCCAGGTGGAGAAAAGAACCCAAGGATTCGGCGAAAGAAACAATCCAGCGAGATAGATCAACAAAGCGGGAGCTGTAGCGATCATCGCGAGAAGAAAGAAAATCACGCAGGCCTTACCTAGCACGTACTCTGCGGGCGTAAGTGGGCGAGACAAATAAAGCAAATACCCGCGACTCCGCAAATCGAAGCTGATCAAACGGGGAGCAATCAATCCGATCACCAAAATCATGCTAAAGGATTGCGGATAGCGGAACAGAAAAAAAAGCATGTAGGACCAGACAAAGTGCCTGGATTCTGCGGGCTCAGACAACACCTCAGCGATATTTACCCCCGCACGCGCCGCAGTAGCTCTCGCTTCGGGTGCTGCGAATACGCTGCGAATGATGTTGCGATATTGAGGCTCTTCCGCAGACTGTTCAAACACACCGAAAAAGAAAAGCGCAACGGCAGACGGAATGAGCAAGACGACCATCAAGCGTTTGAGCCAAGCACCGCGCCAGATCAGTCGAATCCCAGTGGACGCCACCACGAGCCATCGAAAGGAGGCATAGGTACGCTCTCCGGTCCAGTTTCGATATCCCACATCCAAAAGAGGCATAGTTATTGATCTCGAATCGCACTGAGAAAAATATCTTCTAACGAGTTGCGAGCCGCATCCAAGTATTGGATTGGCGCTTCGGCCTCTTCGCTCGCCCGCCAAAGTACTTGAACATTCTGAGCGTCAACACCTAAGACTCGAAGCTCGCGTTGGCTTTGGCGATCGAAGGAAATGCCGCGTTTGGCGAGCGCATGCCCAAAGCGATCCGCGTTTCCTTCAACACGCAGATGCAAACCAGGTTCGATCGGCTTTTGCAATCGCTCGAGCGAATCCATCATTCGAACTTCCCCTCCGACCAAAATAACGACGTGATCGCAAACACGTTGAACGTCATGCAGAATATGCGTTGATACGATGAGGGACTTTCCTTTATCGACGGCCAGCATCCGGATGCGGTCGAGGAAGCTCTCGCGCTGGGCAGGATCGAGACCAGTCGTCGGCTCATCGAGAATGATCAAAGGAGGATCATGCACGAGTGCTTGAGCGAATTTCAACTTTTGACGCATCCCCGTGGAATATGTTTCCACGTTCCGATATCGCTCTTGATCAATGTCGCAGAAATCAGCCACTTCATGGGCCCGTCGCAAGGCTTCGGTGCGGGGGAGTCCAGACAGTCTGGCCATCATTTGAATCGATTCGATTCCTTGCAAGCCGTGCAGGTAACAGTCGTCTTCGGGTAGATAACCAATTTGGTCGCGGATCGCCTTGCTTTGCTGAGGCCACGCGTACGAGAGGACGCGTCCGTGTCCGGAATCAATGCGAAGCAAACCGAGGATCGACTTGATCAAGGTGCTCTTTCCAGATCCATTAGGGCCCAGCAATCCGGTCACTCCGGGAGGTATGGCCAAGCTCAATTTCTTGAGAACCTCCCGCTTGCCATAGCGCTTTACGACGTCGTGGATCTCGATGATAGGGGATGGCGGGTTCAAGATAAGGCAATCGGTTCGAGACAAGTTCGGCGAAAGAATCCGGCCGGCGGGACGATTGTACTTCGAAGGTGCCCCCGATATCTTGTCCATGGTGTAATTTTCTTTTTGAATTCCCAATCTTGCATTTCGCTAACATTCGAAGCAGCGAGAGGGGGGTAGAACGATATGGGTAACGAGCAAGGAATCAATGGGATGTCGACGCATGCGAATAGCAACTTGGGGTTTCGACCAATGCGATCCGCGGACATGCTTCGAGCATTGCAGATCATCAGCGAATATGACGAAGACGACGCATACGATGCCAGAGAAACGTATGAAGAATCGATCGAAGGTCAGTTCGTTTTGACCGAACAAGAAAAGGTCATCGGCGTTGTCGGAGCCAAGCTGATCGAGAACACCGATCGCGCATACGGGATGTCCTGGACCTATTTGCAGAAATCAGATAGACGTACTGGAAAAGGAACTCTCATGCTCGAATGGATGCTCGAGTGGCTCAAGGAGCACGAGGCTCGAAAAGTCTTTGTGCAGGCCAGCGACTACCACGACCCTACCATCGGCGACATCTATTTTGATGCAAGAGAAGCCTACAAACGGGTAGGGTTCATGCAAGAGCTTCGACAGCCCGACTTCTATGCACCGGGTGAAGCAATGATCGTTTACGGCTTGCACTTAGAGACGAAACAGTTCGCTGCACCGGAAGAACAAGAAGCAGACATCCTGATTACGGACGTGGACGAGATCCCTGAGACGAACGACGCGTTCTGGGTCGCTTGGGAAGTAGCCGATCCTGGTCAAGGCAGCAAACCAATCGATCTCGAGAAAGTCGTCCGCGAGGTTCGTTCCTGGGGAGGGCGGGCTATCTACATGGCATTCCCTTCTGACTTGAGTTGTGTCGCTCCACTGATGTCAGCGGCTCGATTCCGCATGGCAGGCAGGTTACTCGATTATTACGAGGACGACGTAGATGAAGTCCACTACCGTCTCGATGTGCTCAGCTGATTTACATACGTGTAGTGGCTCATCCCTACCCCGATAAAAATCGACCGTTCCCGCCCAGCCAACAAAGGCTTGTCTACATAACCAACGGTTGCTTGTCCGTATAGCCGACAGTTGCTTGTCCGTATAGCCGACAGTTGCTTGCCTGTGTAGCCATGTTGCTTGCCTGTGTAGCCAAGTAGCTTGCCTGTGTAGCCAACAGTAGCTTACCCGTGTAACCGATAATAGCCCCCCGTATGGCCGACAGCAGCTTGCCCGCAAAACCCACATATGATCTCGATCTCGAAGTATTCAAGGTGCCCTAGATGGGAACTTCCACTTCGTTTACCTGTCAGTCACAAGTGACTTTCGCGCTAGCATCAAATCGCGTAGCGCTATTTAGGTCGAACATGTTCTGAACCTCCCATCTGTGCCGCGTAATGTTGATCGGTCGCTTTGTGCGATCTAGCAATGGATCACATCCTCCCCTAGCAGCCCGTTGAAAAAGTCTGGATTCGCGCTACGTTATATCGATCATCGCAGATGCCATGGAGGAGAGCACGATGGCCCTTGGTCGACGCAAATCGGTTCAGCAGCAAGATCTCTTTATTACAGCGGAAGATCTTCCCCGCTCAGTCGGGCATGTTTTTTATACGAAATTAAATCGACTTCTCGATGAGGCAGGATTCGATTCCTGGATCGAGAAGCTCTGCAATCCCTATTACAGCCAAGCCCGCGGCCGTCCCGGTATTCCACCCGGAGTTTACTTTCGAATGCTCTTGGTAGGCTACTTCGAAGGGATTCAGTCTCAACGCGGTATTGCATGGCGATGTGCAGATAGCCTGTCGATTCGACAGTTCCTTGGCCTTAAATTGACCGATCACTCGCCGGACCACTCCTCGCTGACTGTGATCCGTGAACGCTTACCCGATACGGTACACGAATCTGTTTTCGAATGGGTTTTAAAACTCGCTAGCGAAAAGAAGCTTCTCGGAGGGAAGACGGTAGCCGTAGACTCAACAACTCTCGAAGCCGATGCTGCTATGAAGAGCATCGTTCGAAGGGATACCGGCGAAGACTGGCGTTCCTATGTGATCGGCCTGATGCGAGCTGAGGGCCTCGTGAAGGAGAATGAAGAGCCATCGGATGAAGAGATTCGTCGCTTCGATAAGAATCGTAAGGGGAAGAAAGTTTCTAATGAAGATTGGGTGAGCAGCACGGATCCGAGTGCCAAAATCGCAAGGATGAAAGATGGAACAACCCATCTTGCCTACAAGGCCGAACATGTCGTCGATATGAAATCGGGAATGATCTTGGGGGCGGAAGTGACCTCTGCTGACAACCCCGAT includes these proteins:
- the ilvA gene encoding threonine ammonia-lyase, biosynthetic; translated protein: MDSDLLEYLRRILNSRVYDVAIETSLERAEKLSQRVKNPVWLKREDTQPVHSFKLRGAYNKMSRLSREELDRGVLCASAGNHAQGVALSAKRLGCRAVVVMPLTTPRLKSDAVRSLGADVRLAGDSYSDAYAYALELQREEGLIFVHPFDDPDVIAGQGTIGMEILRQAHHPIHAVFVAIGGGGLIAGVAAYIKAIRPEIKVIGVQMIDSDGMIRSVEAGAIIPLQDVGLFSDGTAVKQVGEETFRLTRNLVDGFVRVNTDAVCAAIKDAFEDTRSILEPAGALGIAGLKQYVQQTGIRDQHLVAVTCGANMNFDRLRFVAERAESGEEREVLLAVTIPEKPGSFRKLCESIGSRNITEFNYRMSDTDQAHVLVGLSIQDHHEIPILCSMLEDVGFRTIDLAENELAKEHLRHMVGGRSRVNGKERVYRFEFPERLGALSKFLVNMRPNWNISLFHYRNQGADYGRVLVGIQFQKDEEQSFQKAMSHLGYHFIDETQNPAYQMFLR
- the rtcA gene encoding RNA 3'-terminal phosphate cyclase, whose product is MLEIDGSRGEGGGQILRTSLSLSTLTQTPIRLFHIRSNRSRPGLQNQHLVSVLAAGRICDAEISGAVLGSREICFRPGPIRGGDYSFSIGSAGSCMLVLQTILLPLVLADSPSRLVLEGGTHNPFAPTVHFLNACYLPLLRKMGIQVELKLERPGFYPAGGGRCTVDIKPSVDGLRPIEVLERGQLRSQSVHALISQLPESIANRELQVALRVLQWSKKSVRQEQVESLGPGNVLLVHCEFEHVSELVSGVGEKGKSAEIVAKNAARAMQAYLKSDAPIGLHLADQLLLPLALAGGGELRCQGITEHTLTNIGTIQLFLPISIAHRALADGTYHVALAKE
- a CDS encoding RtcB family protein; the encoded protein is MKTRELNNLGIPKGMAMQSAVACVRLASQAGLNHSELREKVQSLVANPTGHLTDPIWKDLAQTLDQVFASQARYVGRDQAASWRQWGDDIDPGAIGQMEDACRLPVTVVGALMPDAHVGYGLPIGGVLATKDCVIPYAVGVDIACRMKLTVLDMPVETLENDSERLRNALERETQFGIGASFKRRRQHDVMDADWSVSPITAENKDKAWKQLGTSGSGNHFVEFGVLTLPESDLGLDSGRYLALLSHSGSRGTGASVCSHYSEIAKRMHPELPRELSNLAWLDLNSQEGKEYWDAMNLMGHYAAANHACIHRAIAEHLGVEVMLDVENHHNFAWRESHGGEELIVHRKGATPAGSGVLGIIPGSMGAPGYIVRGKGVKASLLSASHGAGRKMSRTAAMKQFQWKDVMKFLAERQVTLLSAGLDEVPMAYKDIEQVMAAQSDLVEKVARFDPRLVKMAKAGERPED
- a CDS encoding sulfatase family protein; the protein is MRPLVLLVATGALLTSALSTVGFGVEQRPAVSRPNVVVIMADDLGYGDLSCYGAKSIETPHIDSLAHSGIRFTSGYCSASTCTPTRYSLLTGTFAFRQKGTGVAPPDSPALVQPGALTLPSIFQKGGYKTAVIGKWHLGLGPNAGAEPGPQWNGEINPSPNHIGFDHSFILPTTNDRVPQVYVRNSHVVNLDPKDPLWIGSKKPSEDHPTGVTHRSTLRMDWSHGHNQTIHNGIGRIGFYTGGIRARFRDEDLADAWAKENQEWIASVGEQPFFLFFASHDIHVPRMVHERFQGKSGLGPRGDAILELDWNVGQLLSTLEKLDKRDNTIVIFCSDNGPVLDDGYKDDAIEKLGDHKPAGPFLGGKYNVCEGGTRTPFLVSWPSQVPKRVVSDALVTTTDFAASFAAMLDIPLPNDACLDSQNVLDALLGKEGAKGRDWVLQQDNGSSGNFGLRSGKWKLMRHASGKATNVHLRLVPSNMKRLQLFDLESDPGESKDLSEQHPDRTQQLDQKLTEIIQAGRSRL
- a CDS encoding ABC transporter ATP-binding protein, whose translation is MSENELLRLNHATLLYGNVIGVNDIDVALPTGAYALIGPNGAGKSTLIGLLTGALKPTLGDVRVLGSDPFRSPSVLGRIGLCPATDILLHNVSARKWLELQLALSGWRRRDASQRVQELLEQVDLVGAADRPLHTYSLGMRQRCKFAQAIAHRPELLILDEPFNGLDPVARHQLTQLLIEWKESGRSLIIANHVLHEAEKITDSFLLIYGGRLLASGTAGELHRLLSSLPQEFEIECNDPRLLASLLARETWTRSLDLEDAQGRLRIAIEKPLEFYAALCGWSTSHNLQIDRLLGADGDISQLFRLLVSKHRGEVFHSSPIKRLS
- a CDS encoding ABC transporter permease, translated to MPLLDVGYRNWTGERTYASFRWLVVASTGIRLIWRGAWLKRLMVVLLIPSAVALFFFGVFEQSAEEPQYRNIIRSVFAAPEARATAARAGVNIAEVLSEPAESRHFVWSYMLFFLFRYPQSFSMILVIGLIAPRLISFDLRSRGYLLYLSRPLTPAEYVLGKACVIFFLLAMIATAPALLIYLAGLFLSPNPWVLFSTWDIPLRVLLATAVLAIPTTAIALAFSSLTQESRYAGFAWFALWVVGSVTYQSLATADQFSRQQPMRWGEYSHWMLFSPYETLGYLQQEVFGLTATVGTQWAPWGVILFVSVLGYAVAYWRVARMLRV
- a CDS encoding ABC transporter ATP-binding protein, which gives rise to MDKISGAPSKYNRPAGRILSPNLSRTDCLILNPPSPIIEIHDVVKRYGKREVLKKLSLAIPPGVTGLLGPNGSGKSTLIKSILGLLRIDSGHGRVLSYAWPQQSKAIRDQIGYLPEDDCYLHGLQGIESIQMMARLSGLPRTEALRRAHEVADFCDIDQERYRNVETYSTGMRQKLKFAQALVHDPPLIILDEPTTGLDPAQRESFLDRIRMLAVDKGKSLIVSTHILHDVQRVCDHVVILVGGEVRMMDSLERLQKPIEPGLHLRVEGNADRFGHALAKRGISFDRQSQRELRVLGVDAQNVQVLWRASEEAEAPIQYLDAARNSLEDIFLSAIRDQ
- a CDS encoding GNAT family N-acetyltransferase: MSTHANSNLGFRPMRSADMLRALQIISEYDEDDAYDARETYEESIEGQFVLTEQEKVIGVVGAKLIENTDRAYGMSWTYLQKSDRRTGKGTLMLEWMLEWLKEHEARKVFVQASDYHDPTIGDIYFDAREAYKRVGFMQELRQPDFYAPGEAMIVYGLHLETKQFAAPEEQEADILITDVDEIPETNDAFWVAWEVADPGQGSKPIDLEKVVREVRSWGGRAIYMAFPSDLSCVAPLMSAARFRMAGRLLDYYEDDVDEVHYRLDVLS